TGCTGGCAATGGGCTGCAGCGGTTTCTAGGGATTGCGCAGGACCCTGTGGAGCGGCCTTAGTTTTTTCCTGCCCAGTGCCGAGGAAAATGTTGGTTTCGCAGCTCCCGGGGCCCACCGAGAATGCCGGTAACCCCAACACAGGAGCTGCACCATGACCTTCTCCATCATCGGCCGCTGCCAGGAAACCGGCCAGGTCGGCATCGCCATCAGTTCATCGAGCATCGCCGTCGGCGCCCGCTGCCCATGGGTGCGGGCCGGGGTCGGTGCCGTGGCCACCCAGAACATCACCCTGCCGGCCCTCGGCCCGCAGATCCTCGACGCCCTCGAGCAGGGCCAGCTGCCGCCCGCCGCGGCACTGGACCGGGTGCTGAGCGCCAATGGCTGGAGCGAGTATCGCCAGGTCACGGTGATCGACAGCCAGGGCCAGGTAGCGTTGTTCACCGGCAAGGAGGCCCTGGGCGTGCACAACGCCGTGGCCGGCGAACAATGCGCCGCGGCCGGCAACCTGCTGTCGTCGCGGGCGGTGATCGAGGCCATGGTGGCTGCGTTCGAACAGGCCGGCGGCCACCTGGCCGACCGCCTGCTGGCGGCGATGCACGCGGCCATGGCCGCCGGTGGCGAGGCGGGGCCGGTACACTCGGCGGCGTTGAAGATCGCCGGCGAGCTGACCTGGCCGCTGGTGGACCTGCGCGTGGACTGGACCGAGCACGATCCCATCGCCGAGCTGGACAACCTCTGGCAGGCCTACCGCCCGCAGATGCAGGACTATGTGACCCGCGCCCTGAACCCGACCGCCGCGCCGAGCTACGGAGTGCCGGGCGATGAATGAGGTTTCCAGCCGTGCGCTGTTGGAGCGGTTGGTCGAGTTCGCCACCGTCAGCCGCGATTCCAACCTTGAGCTGATCGCCTTCATCCGCGACTACTTGGCTGGGCTTGGTGTCGCCAGCGAGCTGTTCCACAATGAAGAGGGCACCAAGGCCAATCTGTTCGCCACCATCGGCCCCGACGACCGTGGCGGCGTGGTGCTTTCCGGGCATACCGATGTGGTGCCGGTGGAGGGCCAGGCCTGGAGCGTCGAACCGTTCCGGCTGACTGAGCGCGAAGGGCGCCTGTACGGTCGCGGCACGGCCGACATGAAGGGCTTCATCGCCTCGGTGCTGGCGACGGTGCCGGCGTTACTCGCTCAGCCGCTGAAGCTGCCGGTGCACCTGGCGTTTTCCTATGACGAAGAAGTCGGCTGCCTGGGCGTGCGCTCGATGCTCGCCGCCCTGGCGCAGCGCCCGCACAAGCCGCGGCTGTGCCTGATCGGTGAGCCCACCGAACTCAAGCCGGTGCTAGGCCACAAGGGCAAGCTGGCCATGCGTTGCCAGGTACATGGCGCCGCTTGCCACTCGGCCTATGCCCCCTACGGCGTCAACGCCATCGAGTACGCGGCGCGGCTGATCGGCAAGCTGGGCGAGATCGGTGACGACCTGGCGCGTCCCGAGTACCACGACGAGCGCTTCGACCCGCCGTTCTCCACAGTACAGACCGGTGTGATCAAGGGCGGTCGTGCCCTGAACATTGTCCCCGCCGAATGCGAGTTCGATTTCGAGGTGCGTGCCTTGCCCGGCTTCGAGGCGCAGGTCGTGGCCGATCGGCTGCAGGCCTACGCCGAGACACAGTTGCTGCCGCGCATGCGCGCGGTGAGCGGAGCGAGCGATATCCGCCTGCGACCGTTGAGTGCCTACCCAGGCCTGGCCACGCCTGCCGACAGCGAGGCGGCGCGCCTGGTGGCCTTGATCAGTGGTTCGAGCGACTTTGGCACGGTGGCCTTCGGCACCGAGGGCGGCTTGTTCGACCAGGCCGGCATCCCCACCGTGGTGTGCGGGCCGGGGAGCATGGAGCAGGGGCACAAGCCCGACGAGTTTGTCAGTCTCGAGCAGCTACAGGGATGCGATGCCATGTTGCGTCGGCTGGTGGAGCATCTGCGACAGGATTGACAGCGCATGCCCACCCGCTCCCACCCAAGGGGCAGGCGCGGGCGTCGTTGGCGGCTTATGCCGGCACCATCGCAAAGCCTACGCCGAAACGGTTCCAGGCATTGATGGTGGCGATGGCCAGGGTCAGGTTGGCGACCTCCTTGGCGCTGAAGTGCTCCAGCAGCGCCTGGTACTCGTCCTGCGGCGCGCCACGCTCGGCCAGGCGGGTCAGGCTCTCGACCCAGGCCAGGGCGGCCCGCTCGCGCTCGCTGAAGTAGCGTGTCTCGCGCCAGACGCTCAGGGTCTGCAGGCGCGCCTCGGTTTCGCCGGCCTTGCGCGCATCGTTGGCGTGCATGTTGATGCAATAGGCGCAGCCATTGATCTGCGAGGCGCGCAGGCGGATCAGCTCGAGCAGCGAGTGCTCCAGGCCCGAGGCGACCAGCGCCTGTTCGAGGCCGATCATGGCCTTGTAGGCTTCCGGCGAGTGTTTGGCCCATTCGATACGGTCGTGCATGGTGAGACTCCAGGTCGGCAAGAGGTAAGTGGCACTACCTTAGCGCCAGGCCGCGCCGCGCCGAATAGCCAATCCCGCGCTTTGCCAGGAGGCCAATCGGTCATTCGGATGAGCACTGACAGGCATCCAATCTCTTCATTTCTGCCAGGGCGGTCGAGTCGGGATAATGGGCGGGTCAACACCTGAGAACCGTTTCATGTCCGCAGATCGATTCATGCGCGAGGCCCTTGAGCTTGCCCGCGCCAATATCCAGGCCGGTGGCCGCCCCTTCGGCGCCGTGCTGGTCCATCAGGGGCAGGTGATCGCCCGTGCCGTCAACGAGATCCACAGTACCCAGGACCCGACCAGCCACGCCGAGATGCAGGCCATCCGCCAGGCCGCCCAGGTGCTCGGCCGGGCGCGCCTGGACGGCGCCGAGATCTACGCCAGCGGCCATCCGTGCCCGATGTGCCTGGCCGCCATGCACCTGTGCGGCATCGAGCGCGCCTGGTTCGCCTATGACAACGACGAGGGCGAGCCCTATGGGTTGTCCACCGCCGCGGTGTATGCGCAGATGGCCCGCCCGCCTCGGCAGCAGAGCCTGCCCCTGCGCCCGCTGAAACCGGCGGGTGAAAGCGGCCTGTACCGTGAATGGCAGCAGGTCGGCGAAGCATGAGAGGCACGTTGAACCTGTTGCTGGTAGTGCTGCTGGCGTTGAACCTACGGCCGATCCTCACCAGCATCGGCCCGCTGCTCGAACCGATGCGCCATAGCACTGGCCTGGGCTACCAGCAGGCGGCGCTGCTGACCGCGTTGCCGGTGCTGTGCATGGGCCTGGTGCCGCTCCTGCAACCCTGGCTGCGGCGCTGGTTGAGCGAGCATGGCGGCATGCTGGCGGGGCTGGCGGCCATCGCCCTGGCATGTCTGTGGCGCCTGCAACTGGACAGCGCCTGGGCGCTGATCGCAAGCGCGGTGGTCGCCGGGCTGGGCGTCGCCGTGGTGCAGGGCATGATGCCAGGCTTGGTCAACCGCTGGTTCCCCGGCCGCCTGGCAGCGACCATGGGGCTGTATTCGGCGGCGTTGATGAGTGGCGGTGGCCTGGCGGCGGTGTTGGGCCCATCGATCACCGCGCACTTTGGCCATTGGCAGTTCGGCCTTGGCCTGTGGGCGCTGCCGGCGCTGCTGGCTATCGTGGCGTGGGTCGCCCTGCGCCCGCGCCAGGACACGCCGTCCCTGGCCGGTGGCGGCGGCGGGCACTGGTTCGGCAACCGTCGGGCCTGGCTGCTGGCGCTCTACTTCGGGCTGATCAACGGCGGCTACACGAGCATGGTCGCCTGGTTGCCGGCCTATCACCTGGAGCACGGCGGCACGGCCCAGAGTGGCGGCGAGCTAGTCGGGTTGATGACCATCTTCCAGGTCTGCGGCGCCCTGGGCCTGCCGTTGCTGCTGCGGCGCCTGGCCGATCGCCGGCCGGGGCTGTGGCTGGCCTTGCTCATCCAGCTGGCGGGCTTTCTTGGCTTGCTGCTGGCGCCGACCAGCGCCATGGGCCTGTGGGTGGCGCTGATCGGCCTGGGTCTGGGCGCGTGCTTCAGCCTGAGCCTGACGCTGACCCTGGAGCACCTGCGCACGCCCGGTGAAGCCGGCAGCTTGGCGGCTTTTGTCCAGGGCGTGGGTTTCATCATCACCGGTATCGTGCCGTACATCACCGGCTGGCTGCGTGATGTCAGCGGCGACTTCCAGGCGTCCTGGACCCTGCTGACCTGCACGGTGCTGGCGATGCTGCTGGTGACCGTGCGTTTCG
This window of the Pseudomonas mosselii genome carries:
- a CDS encoding cyanate transporter codes for the protein MRGTLNLLLVVLLALNLRPILTSIGPLLEPMRHSTGLGYQQAALLTALPVLCMGLVPLLQPWLRRWLSEHGGMLAGLAAIALACLWRLQLDSAWALIASAVVAGLGVAVVQGMMPGLVNRWFPGRLAATMGLYSAALMSGGGLAAVLGPSITAHFGHWQFGLGLWALPALLAIVAWVALRPRQDTPSLAGGGGGHWFGNRRAWLLALYFGLINGGYTSMVAWLPAYHLEHGGTAQSGGELVGLMTIFQVCGALGLPLLLRRLADRRPGLWLALLIQLAGFLGLLLAPTSAMGLWVALIGLGLGACFSLSLTLTLEHLRTPGEAGSLAAFVQGVGFIITGIVPYITGWLRDVSGDFQASWTLLTCTVLAMLLVTVRFAPNGYARAIAGERRAPAAALN
- a CDS encoding DUF1028 domain-containing protein encodes the protein MTFSIIGRCQETGQVGIAISSSSIAVGARCPWVRAGVGAVATQNITLPALGPQILDALEQGQLPPAAALDRVLSANGWSEYRQVTVIDSQGQVALFTGKEALGVHNAVAGEQCAAAGNLLSSRAVIEAMVAAFEQAGGHLADRLLAAMHAAMAAGGEAGPVHSAALKIAGELTWPLVDLRVDWTEHDPIAELDNLWQAYRPQMQDYVTRALNPTAAPSYGVPGDE
- a CDS encoding nucleoside deaminase, which codes for MSADRFMREALELARANIQAGGRPFGAVLVHQGQVIARAVNEIHSTQDPTSHAEMQAIRQAAQVLGRARLDGAEIYASGHPCPMCLAAMHLCGIERAWFAYDNDEGEPYGLSTAAVYAQMARPPRQQSLPLRPLKPAGESGLYREWQQVGEA
- the argE gene encoding acetylornithine deacetylase produces the protein MNEVSSRALLERLVEFATVSRDSNLELIAFIRDYLAGLGVASELFHNEEGTKANLFATIGPDDRGGVVLSGHTDVVPVEGQAWSVEPFRLTEREGRLYGRGTADMKGFIASVLATVPALLAQPLKLPVHLAFSYDEEVGCLGVRSMLAALAQRPHKPRLCLIGEPTELKPVLGHKGKLAMRCQVHGAACHSAYAPYGVNAIEYAARLIGKLGEIGDDLARPEYHDERFDPPFSTVQTGVIKGGRALNIVPAECEFDFEVRALPGFEAQVVADRLQAYAETQLLPRMRAVSGASDIRLRPLSAYPGLATPADSEAARLVALISGSSDFGTVAFGTEGGLFDQAGIPTVVCGPGSMEQGHKPDEFVSLEQLQGCDAMLRRLVEHLRQD
- a CDS encoding carboxymuconolactone decarboxylase family protein; this translates as MHDRIEWAKHSPEAYKAMIGLEQALVASGLEHSLLELIRLRASQINGCAYCINMHANDARKAGETEARLQTLSVWRETRYFSERERAALAWVESLTRLAERGAPQDEYQALLEHFSAKEVANLTLAIATINAWNRFGVGFAMVPA